The nucleotide sequence AACACCGATGAAAACAACGTTTTCCGGCTTTACTTTACCGATAAAACCGCCAATTTTGGTGAGCGCCGGGTGACCGTACCCCATGCTTGCCGCTAAAGGCATCCCGTGAATATTACCGGTCGGCGATGTCTCAGGTGTGTTTATATCAGCATGAGCATCGTACCAGATTACGCCGAGACTTGAATAGTGCTGCGCTACTCCAGCCAAGGTTCCCATAGCTATGCTATGGTCGCCGCCGAGGACAAGCGGAAAGCGGCCTTTCCTAATTACGCCGGCTACACAGTCTGCAAGCTTCTCGCAAGCCTTAGCAATAGGCGCCAGATTTTTAAGATTAGTATCTAGAGGACGCTGCTCTCTTGATCCGATAGTAAGGTTACCCATATCTATAACATCGCCGGTTAACGCTTTCAAGCGCCGATTGACTCCGGCTGCCCGTATTGCATTTGGCCCCAAGCTGGTGCCAAATTTAGTTTGGCCCAGCCACATTGGCACTCCGATAACCGAAATAGCTTTTGCCATATCTATCACCGCCTCTAGTAGAACTTTATAAAACACGTTTTTAAATTGTAAGGCTTTTAAGAGTATATTGCAAGAAAAAATTTTAAGACCTTCGCGGTTGCTAAGGTCTTAGTCGGGAGTAAATATTTTTAGTTTGTTGCTTAAAGCCCTAACACAGATTGGCAGTCGCGGCCCCAGTTCGCCGTCAAGATCGCTGTGCAGCTCCTCCGCACATTCGATGGTGATAGTTTGAGCTTGAATATATCTAACACTTTTATGGCTTATATGCGAACCGGTTAATAAGCTGATAAATAAACGCATCAATTCGGGTAAACGGCAATTGTTGGCAACGAGCAAATCAAGCTTACCGTCATCTATTTTAGCATTAGGAGCAAGATTGCGGAAGCTACCGATTGTGCCGCTATTTGCGATTAAAAACAGTAATACCTCATCGTCAATTATCGTTCCATCTGCGTTTATCCGCATTTTAAGCGGCCGGAAATTGGGCAGTTCCTCAATTCCCTTCAAGTAATATGCCACTTTACCTAAAGTATTTTTTAAAACGGTGTCCGCACTATGAGCTACAGAAGTCAAAAGTCCGGCACTGGCAACATT is from Veillonellaceae bacterium and encodes:
- the rocF gene encoding arginase, yielding MIDMAKAISVIGVPMWLGQTKFGTSLGPNAIRAAGVNRRLKALTGDVIDMGNLTIGSREQRPLDTNLKNLAPIAKACEKLADCVAGVIRKGRFPLVLGGDHSIAMGTLAGVAQHYSSLGVIWYDAHADINTPETSPTGNIHGMPLAASMGYGHPALTKIGGFIGKVKPENVVFIGVRDIDPGEAELIAAKGIKVYTARDVHRLGIKNVINEAIEYLSRCDGIHLSFDLDGIDPVVAPGVGTPVPGGISYLDSLEAVRMLCCTERIVSAEFVEVNSLLDKADTTAAIAADLVGALFGETGQEVPASEPAAAVLSVKTSSISS
- a CDS encoding YegS/Rv2252/BmrU family lipid kinase, with translation MKRFVLMYNPLSGDAYFKYKLDELIERFQRKGCLVIPLKLMSQADTAVFVGIAQELCVDGIIVAGGDGTVHSVINAMFTMGIDLPIGIIPSGTSNDFATFIKLSNDLEHCANVVAAGRTHTVDVGQVNGERYFINVASAGLLTSVAHSADTVLKNTLGKVAYYLKGIEELPNFRPLKMRINADGTIIDDEVLLFLIANSGTIGSFRNLAPNAKIDDGKLDLLVANNCRLPELMRLFISLLTGSHISHKSVRYIQAQTITIECAEELHSDLDGELGPRLPICVRALSNKLKIFTPD